A genomic window from Osmerus eperlanus chromosome 5, fOsmEpe2.1, whole genome shotgun sequence includes:
- the mob2a gene encoding MOB kinase activator 2a isoform X3, translating into MDWLMGKSKTKPNGKKAPAEEKKQYLELEFTKVRVVDFDLKELVVLPREIDLNEWLASNTTTFFNLINLQYSTISEFCTGDTCQAMTACSTIYYWYDEKGKKTKCTAPQYVDFVMSLVQKLVTDEDIFPTKYGKEFPNSFDSLIKKICRFLFHVLAHLYWAHFKETVALDLQGHLNTLYAHFIVFVREFNLVDPKETCIMDDLSEVLCAPAPPPPPAPSSPTSSPSPQNHVTER; encoded by the exons GAAGTCCAAGACGAAGCCCAATGGGAAGAAGGCCCCAGCGGAGGAGAAGAAGCAGTACCTGGAGCTGGAGTTCACCAAAGTACGCGTCGTCGACTTCGACCTCAAAGAGCTGGTGGTCCTGCCCAGAGAGATCGACCTCAACGAATGGCTCGCCAGCAACA CAACCACCTTCTTCAATCTTATAAACCTGCAGTATAGCACCATCTCAGAGTTCTGCACTGGGGACACCTGTCAAGCCATGACTGCCTGCAGCAC aaTATACTACTGGTATGACGAGAAGGGGAAGAAGACCAAATGCACAGCGCCGCAGTATGTGGACTTCGTCATGAGTCTAGTGCAGAAACTGGTTACAGATGAGGACATCTTTCCCACAAAATACG GCAAAGAGTTCCCCAACTCATTTGATTCTTTGATAAAGAAGATCTGCAGGTTCCTGTTCCACGTGCTGGCTCACCTTTACTGGGCGCACTTTAAGGAGACGGTAGCTCTGGATCTCCAGGGCCACTTGAACACTCTGTATGCACATTTCATCGTTTTCGTACGGGAATTCAACCTGGTGGACCCCAAGGAGACCTGTATCATGGACGACCTGTCCGAGGTCCTGTgcgcccccgccccgcccccgcccccggccccctccagccccacctcgtCCCCTTCCCCACAGAACCATGTGACGGAGAGATGA
- the mob2a gene encoding MOB kinase activator 2a isoform X2 encodes MRFKRNGSYTLNRKSKTKPNGKKAPAEEKKQYLELEFTKVRVVDFDLKELVVLPREIDLNEWLASNTTTFFNLINLQYSTISEFCTGDTCQAMTACSTIYYWYDEKGKKTKCTAPQYVDFVMSLVQKLVTDEDIFPTKYGKEFPNSFDSLIKKICRFLFHVLAHLYWAHFKETVALDLQGHLNTLYAHFIVFVREFNLVDPKETCIMDDLSEVLCAPAPPPPPAPSSPTSSPSPQNHVTER; translated from the exons GAAGTCCAAGACGAAGCCCAATGGGAAGAAGGCCCCAGCGGAGGAGAAGAAGCAGTACCTGGAGCTGGAGTTCACCAAAGTACGCGTCGTCGACTTCGACCTCAAAGAGCTGGTGGTCCTGCCCAGAGAGATCGACCTCAACGAATGGCTCGCCAGCAACA CAACCACCTTCTTCAATCTTATAAACCTGCAGTATAGCACCATCTCAGAGTTCTGCACTGGGGACACCTGTCAAGCCATGACTGCCTGCAGCAC aaTATACTACTGGTATGACGAGAAGGGGAAGAAGACCAAATGCACAGCGCCGCAGTATGTGGACTTCGTCATGAGTCTAGTGCAGAAACTGGTTACAGATGAGGACATCTTTCCCACAAAATACG GCAAAGAGTTCCCCAACTCATTTGATTCTTTGATAAAGAAGATCTGCAGGTTCCTGTTCCACGTGCTGGCTCACCTTTACTGGGCGCACTTTAAGGAGACGGTAGCTCTGGATCTCCAGGGCCACTTGAACACTCTGTATGCACATTTCATCGTTTTCGTACGGGAATTCAACCTGGTGGACCCCAAGGAGACCTGTATCATGGACGACCTGTCCGAGGTCCTGTgcgcccccgccccgcccccgcccccggccccctccagccccacctcgtCCCCTTCCCCACAGAACCATGTGACGGAGAGATGA
- the kcnj11 gene encoding ATP-sensitive inward rectifier potassium channel 11, protein MLSRKGLIPEDYLRARLAEDVLQPCKFKPKQRKARFVAKNGTCNVAHTNIREQGRFLQDVFTTLVDLKWLHTLIIFTMSFLCSWLLFGMVWWLIAFAHGDLDEQSDDFVPCVTDIHSFSSAFLFSIEVQVTIGFGGRMVTEECLSAIFVLIVQNIVGLLINAIMLGCIFMKTAQANRRAETLIFSKHAVVSVRNNKLCFMIRLGDLRKSMIISATVRMQVVRRSTTQEGEVIPLDQIDIQMDNPVGTNGIFLVSPLIICHVIDKHSPLYELSAEDLQHEDIEVIVVLEGVVETTGITTQARTSYLSEEILWGQRFVATISEEEGMYAVDYSKFGNTAKVLTPFCSAKKLEEGGGMTRFKLQESATPRTSVRRRGSQRVKQSSLTTKALF, encoded by the coding sequence ATGTTGTCCAGAAAAGGACTTATCCCAGAAGATTACCTGCGGGCACGGCTGGCCGAGGATGTCCTGCAGCCGTGCAAGTTCAAGCCAAAACAGAGAAAGGCTCGGTTCGTCGCCAAGAACGGGACCTGCAATGTTGCCCACACCAACATTCGAGAACAGGGGCGATTTCTACAGGACGTTTTTACCACTTTAGTTGATCTCAAATGGCTTCACACACTAATTATTTTCACAATGTCGTTCCTGTGCAGTTGGCTTCTGTTCGGGATGGTATGGTGGCTCATAGCCTTTGCTCACGGGGACCTTGATGAGCAAAGTGACGACTTTGTCCCGTGCGTAACCGACATACACTCCTTTTCATCTGCGTTCTTGTTCTCTATAGAAGTCCAAGTGACTATCGGTTTCGGGGGTCGCATGGTCACGGAGGAATGCTTGTCCGCTATATTTGTACTGATCGTTCAGAACATCGTGGGTTTGCTCATAAACGCCATAATGCTTGGCTGTATTTTTATGAAAACGGCTCAAGCCAACCGGCGGGCAGAGACGTTGATTTTCAGCAAGCACGCTGTCGTCTCCGTCCGCAACAACAAGCTGTGCTTCATGATCAGGCTGGGAGACCTTCGGAAGAGTATGATTATCAGCGCCACCGTGCGGATGCAGGTGGTAAGGCGGAGCACTACCCAGGAGGGCGAAGTTATTCCCCTCGACCAGATAGACATCCAAATGGACAATCCCGTGGGCACCAACGGCATTTTCCTGGTGTCGCCTCTAATTATATGTCACGTCATTGACAAGCACAGCCCGCTATACGAGTTATCGGCGGAGGACTTGCAGCACGAGGACATTGAGGTTATCGTGGTCTTGGAGGGGGTCGTTGAGACCACCGGGATAACCACCCAGGCCAGGACGTCATACCTGTCCGAAGAGATACTGTGGGGGCAGCGTTTCGTCGCCACAATAAGCGAGGAGGAAGGCATGTACGCAGTGGATTACTCCAAGTTCGGTAACACTGCGAAAGTACTTACCCCGTTCTGTAGCGCTAAGAAACTAGAGGAAGGCGGAGGTATGACGCGGTTCAAACTGCAGGAGAGCGCCACCCCGCGGACGTCCGTGAGAAGGCGCGGCTCTCAGAGAGTCAAGCAGTCTAGCCTTACCACAAAGGCACTTTTTTAA